The DNA region TACATTGTGTTATTCTACCCACACAACACACGTATTCCACAAGCAACAAAGCAGTATGATGAGAAAAGGCTTATGCATAAGCCCGGTTTGCCAAACGTAAGTTTCTCCAACGTTAACGCTACTGATGTTAGCGAGCAGCTAACGTTCGCTAGCAAGACCACATATGCAAGGGGAAACATATGTGACCGACGTTAGCAGGCTAGCCAGCTCGTAGCGTTTTTAACCTCAGTGCCGCCAGAATTGTAGGTTACACAAAAGTGTATGGTAGTAAAGCTAGCTGTAGTCAGGTTGGATAATCAAttatgctagctagcttgctacgtTTGCTAGTAACACGTTAGTTACATTAAGTCCTTGattgcatttttttttgtaacctttatttagctcCTTGATTGCTAACGTTAGTTGAGTAAAAATACACGGCATTCATGCATTACCTTGGGAAAATCCTTCGTTTCACCACACGAAGCTCTATAAATGGTTCTCTGTCGTTGTTATTAGCTACCACGTCTGAAGGAAAACATCTTTCCAACCGTATTTGAATTTGCAACCGCTTCCGGTCCACCCAAGGTTCATTGAACTAAGTgcaaattatacattttttttccaTTTCCGATTCCACTACAGACAAAGGGGGTTCGTTATCAGTATCTTTGCTGCTACTTTGTTCTTCTGTGGGGTTTCATGACGATTGGCGTGATTTTGTTCTGCTCACAGTATTTACTGGATACTGGTTACTTTATATGAGATATATATACCATAATCACTGAtggggaaaagtacccaattgtctgaaattgtcatacttgagtaaaagtaatgataccttaatagaaaatgactcaagtgaaagtcacccagaaaGATACTACTTGAGAAAAGTCTAacattatttggttttaaatatactttagtatcaaaagtaaaagtatacataatttcaaattccttatatgaaGCAAACCAGAAGGCACCATTTTCAAAACCTTTTAAAAATGTACGTCTAGtcggggcacattccaacactttgacataatttacaaatgaagcatttgtgtttagtgagcccgccagatcagaggcagtagggatgaccacggatgttctcttgataagtgcatgaattggaccatattCCTGTCCCCCTAAGCCTtcgaaatgtaacaagtactttgggtgtcagggaaaatgtatagtatagagtgtatagagtaatgtataaagtaaaaaaaatatatatatatttggaatgtagtgaagtaatagTTTTCaacaatataaatagtaaagtacagattccAAATCTGTGACTAATGTAGTACGTTgaaatatttttacttaagtactttacaccactgaccataattaaaaaaaaacatgtattttcatAAATAACTTGTCGATGCTTTCTGCTTATTCAACCTAATATGTAAGCTATGTGTCCTTACTTCTCCCTTTTTTCCTTCCTTACTTGTTTCCCTACTTTCCTACAATAAGATACTTTGGGAGAGTCCCACCATTGTGCATGAATTTGTGTTGTGGTACACCGTTTTAAATTGGTCTTGTAGTTTCATACTAAACAGCAATTAGCGTGTTTGAGCTGATGTCTTCCTGTTGTGTGTTGCCTGGCAGGTCACTGTCCCCCTGAGTCACCTGATCAATGCCCTCCAATACCTGAAGACCGCAGTGGGCAGCAGCAGTGCCGCTGCTAAACCTCAGCATAGAGAGCATGCCTCGGAACAGGACTTGCAGAGCACAGAGGTAAATGCACATGTACACGGCCTACAGCTTGCAGATCTGCAAAGCAGCTGGCAATACTGTTCTCTTCAACTGTCATGGGCAGCCTAGCTATATGGAAAACAAGTGGATTTCTGTATCCATAAGTGGccatatacagtgctttcgggaagtattcagacctcttgactattccatattttgttacgttacagccttattctaaaattgatcaaatattttttttttctcaatcgacacacaataccccagaatgacgaATCGaagcaggtttttagacatttttgcttatttattacaaataaaaaaaagcaAATGCCTTATTTATAtatgtattcaaaccctttgctatgagactcgaaatttagctcaggtgcatccttgagttgtttctacaacttggagtccaccagGAGtccaattaaattgattggacatgatttggaaaggcacacatctgtctatataatgtcccacagttgacagtgcacgtcagagcaaaaaccaagccatgaggtcaaaggaattttccgtagagctccaagacaggattgtgttgaggcacagatctggggaagggcaccaaaacatttctgcaggattgaaggtccccaagaacacagtgacctccatcattcttaaatggaagaaatttggaaccaccaagactcttccaagaacTGGCcggccggccaaactgagcaatcgggggagaagggccttggttggggaggtgatcaagaacctgatggtcactctaacagagctctagTGTTCctctggtggagtgctgcagagatggttgtccttctggaaggttctcccatctccacaatcaggtctttatggtagagtgaccagatggaatccatacctcagtaaaaggcacatgacagcccccttggagtttgccaaaaggcacctgaagactctcagacgatgagaaacaagattctctggtctgatgaaacccagattgaactctttggcatgaatgccaagcgtcacatctggaggaaacctggcaccatccctacagtgaagcttggtggcatcatgctgtggggatgtttttcagggactgggagactagtcaggatcgagggaaagatgaacggagcaaagtacagagatccttgatgcaaacctgctccagagcactcaaacTTGGGCGAAGGAAACTCCCcgaatataggtgtgccaagcttgtagcgtcatacccaagaagacttgaggccgtaatcgctgccaaatgtgctttaacaaggtactgagtgaagggtctgaatacttacatagatgtgatatttcagtgtttttttatttgtagtaaatttgctaaaatttctaaacctctttttgttttgtcaaaaagctatttaatccattttcgaataaggctgtaacgtaacaaaatgtgttaaatcaaggggtgtgaatgcaCTGTGTCTGTAACCTTTGAAACGTTTGAATCCTTTTAAAATGTAATATCATTTGTGGATTCAAATAAAGCGTGTTCCTGTATCTTATATATACCAGTACTATATTGTTAtccttttgtgtatatatatttttttgaccttttatttaacttggcaggtcagttaagaacaaattattattttcaatgacggcctaggaacagtggtttaactgccttgttcaggggcagaacgacagatttttgcattgtcaactcggggattcgatcttgcaacctttcagttactagtccaacactctaaccactaggctacctgccgtggttattgtgtgtgtgtgtgtgtgtccgtccatgtgtgtgtacctgtacttTATATATACCAGTActatactggtaccctgtgtgtgtgtgtatagccaagttattatgtggatttattccttgttattatttttctattatttcaacaaacaaaaaaaatctctgcattgttggaaaggaCTCATAAGTAAATATTTCacggttagtctacacctgttgtttatgaagcatgtgacaaataacatttgatttgtatgTGTAGCCCACGTGGAGCCTGAGGGACCTGGGCCTGTCTGACCTGGGCGTGGGGCAGCTGGATGAGCTTATAAGCGCTATATTACCACGTCTGAGTCAACAGGGGGCGCTGTCCTCATCCAGCCCCAGCCAACAGGCCTGGaggacctctcacctctcctcacatTCCTTCTTCCACAACAAGCATGGTGAGGCGAAGAACacgtctacagttgaagtcggaagtttacatacactttggttggagtcattaaatctcatttttcaaccactccacaaatttcttgttaacaaactatagtttggcaagtcggttaggacatctactttgtgtatgacacaagtaatttttccaacaattgtttagacagattatttcacttataattcactgtatcacaattccagtgggtcagaagtttacatacactaagttgactgtgcctgtaacagcttggaaaattccagaaaattgtgtcatggctttagaagcttctgataggctaattgacataatttgagtcaattggaggtgtacctgttgatgtatttcaaggcctaccttcaaactcagtgcctctttacttaacatcatgggaaaatcaaaagaaatcagccaagacctcagaaaaaaaattgtagacctccacaagtctggttcatccatgggagcaatttccaaatgcctgaaggtaccacgttcatctgtacaagcattagtacgcaagtatgaacaccatgggaccacgcagctgtcataccgctcaggaaggagatgcgttctgtctcctagagatgaatgtactttggtgggaaaagtgcaaatcaatcccagaacaacagcaaaggaccttgtgaagatgctggaggaaatgggtacaaaagtgtcttatctacataacctgaaaggccgctcagcaaggaagaagccactgctctaaaaccgccataaaaaagccagactacggtttgcaactgcacatggggacaaagatcgtactttttggagaaatgtcctctggtctgatgaaatagaactgtttggccataaggaccattgttatgtttggatgaaaaagaggggtgcttgcaagctgaagaacactatcccaatcgtgaagcatgggggtggcagcatcatgttgtgggggtgctttgcttcaggagggactagtacacttcacaaaatagatggcttcatgagggaggaaaattatgtggatatattgaagcaacagctcacaacatcagtcaggaagttaaagcttggtcgcaaatgggtcttccaaatggacaatgatcccaagcatacatccaaagttgtggcaaaatggcttaaggacaacaaagtcaaggtattggagtggccatcacaaagccctgacctcaatcctatagaaaatctgtgggcagaactgaaaaagtgtgtgcgaggaaggaggcctacaaacctgactcagttaaaccagcgctgtcaggagaaatgggccaaaattcacccaatttattgtgggaagcttgtggaaggctacctgaaacgtttgacccaagttaagcaatttaaaggcaatgctaccaaatactaattgagtgtatgtaaacttctgacccactgggaatgtgatgaaagaaataaaagctgaaatatataattctctctattctgattatttaaaaaaaataaaaaaaataaagttgtgatcctaactgacctaagacagggaatttttcccagtattaaatgtcaggaattgtgaaaaactgagtttaaatgtatttggctaaggtgtatgtgaacgtcctacttcaactgtatatagataaTGACTATAGTAACCCTACGAAATTAATCTTGTACGAATTATGAGCTTAATGCTTAATAAACATGATCTTTGTTTTTGGGAAACTCACCCGGTAATTGAACAATTAACTTTAACCCGATTTCAGATTTATTTGAGTTTAAATCGTCTTTTGTGTAGGGCCCATATCAAAGGGTGTGTGGGGTTTGACTGCATGCAGTATAGAATACATATGATGCGCTTATgataagtgttttttttttttttttgtatagcACTGATTGATGTCTATTATAGAATTAATTTAGTATCGTATTTCTATGAACTAGTTGATTTTTGAGACACAGAATCACTAATTAAATCCTAACCATTGGGTTGAATGTGCACATCCAACTCTCCTTCCATTGTCCTTGTAGGGTTCTCTGTTGGTAAAATGGGCACCTCCTACCCTGTTTTCTGCAAACAGATCCCTTCCCCTCTTCAGGCCGTTTGTACAGAGCTCCGCTATTGGCCAGGTAATCAAAGATCATTATATTATTTTGTAATTAAGTGACTAATAAATATCCAGCAAAAATCCCAGCGCATTTCTCCTGCAAATGCAAGTCGACGTCAACAGTGGCATATGCTTGTGACAGACATTTTAAATGGGAGCCTATTCTACCGTTGCTATTGGTCTATTTTAGAGGAAGAGTTCATTCAATGAAATGGAGGGCAGGGTGTTTGTCTGCTGTTTTGACAATCACTCACCCATATTTGAGTGTGATCATGAACACCTAAAGTGCATTCATATTTACCAAAAATCTTTCTACTTAGAAATGTGTCGTTTTGATTTTGTTTGTGttgaacatacagtatgtgtccTTGTTTCCAGTGTGGATCCAGAACAGAGGTTTTAAAACTCTAGGGAAACACAAACGACTGCAGGCAGGCTTTATTTCTATGAACTAGTTGATTTTTGAGACACAGAATCACTAATTAAATCCTAACCATTGGGTTGAATGTGCACATCCAACTCTCCTTCCATTGTCCTTGTAGGGTTCTCTGTTGGTAAAATGGGCACCTCCTACCCTGTTTTCTGCAAACAGATCCCTTCCCCTCTTCAGGCCGTTTGTACAGAGCTCCGCTATTGGCCAGGTAATCAAAGATCATTATATTATTTTGTAATTAAGTGACTAATAAATATCCAGCAAAAATCCCAGCGCATTTCTCCTGCAAATGCAAGTCGACGTCAACAGTGGCATATGCTTGTGACAGACATTTTAAATGGGAGCCTATTCTACCGTTGCTATTGGTCTATTTTAGAGGAAGAGTTCATTCAATGAAATGGAGGGCAGGGTGTTTGTCTGCTGTTTTGACAATCACTCACCCATATTTGAGTGTGATCATGAACACCTAAAGTGCATTCATATTTACCAAAAATCTTTCTACTTAGAAATGTGTCGTTTTGATTTTGTTTGTGttgaacatacagtatgtgtccTTGTTTCCAGTGTGGATCCAGAACAGAGGTTTTAAAACTCTAGGGAAACACAAACGACTGCAGGCAGGCTTTGAGCGTCCCATGGAATCAGATGGCTTTACACCCTCCTTTATGAAGGTGAGTCCCCCGGTTTGTCTGTACTCTGGTCATCCTCCGGAGAGAGTACCTGGGTCTTGTTCATTAGGCCACACCATAGAAAAATGTTAGAAAATGTTATACAAcggaaaatgggggggggggggggggggggcgtatttttatttcttatttgaCAAAGACGAATGTTATCTCCCAGATGTTTTCCTACTGAACATGCCCCTGGTTGTATTGTAAACATATCTGACTGTTTGTTGTCTCGTGCAGGGCCTCCTGACGCGTGATAAGGGGATGGAGGTGGAAACCTTGGACACGCTTATGAAGAACAAGAATATCCCCGATGGGCAGCAAGATTCTTTCAAGACCGGGTTTGCTGAGGGCTTCCTGAAATCCCAAGCTCTGACACAGCGCACACAAGGCAAGTGtacactatacaacactacactacaagaCCAGGGTCATGCTCAGTAAGACACATGGCTAAACGGTTTGAAACAGAAAACCAAAACGGGTGTTCTTAATGGAACAGCTCAGGTAGTACCTCCTTCGTTTCACAACATTGTCTCATGTTTCTACTGCCTACTAAACATTACCTAGGTGTACGTTATCTTCCAGAAAAATGAAAGTCACCAGCTCTACTCTTTTTGCAGTGAGCATTTAAATGACCACGGTTTCAGCGTGTAGGCCCTGAAGTCTCACTGGAACAAGAGATGCATGCCCgcctttcattttttttttttttcgtatTGAATGAAGGTGGATTGAAACTCCCATCTTCTCTGCAGACTCTCTGAGGAGGACGAGGCTGGTCCTGCTGGTCCTGCTGCTCCTGGGACTCTACGGCCTCTCCAAGACCCCCTTCCTATCGGGTAAAGGCTCCTTTTCATTTTGTCCTTCTCTCTAATCAAGCTTGATGTCCCTTGCTCTAGCATGCAGCTTGGTGTGTACTTTTTAAACCCACAATATGTAGCTTGCATTTTTAGTCAAACTACACTCGTCGCTGCAGAGGGTCAGGCCAGGAGAAACGTAAACCAGTGTTCTATTCATACACAGTCCATGAGTGACAGTTTTTGAAGCTGTATATTATCTGGTTGAAGTAACATCCTTTAAGTTAATGGGTAGCCTATGTAATTCATTCATTCAAATGACAGTTGAACAGCATCCCAGATTGAGCCTTTAGCACTTTGCTGATGCGTTCAGAATTTACACACAAAAAGCATGTTCACCAAATTGGATGAGTAATCAAGATAActtgatgataataataacattttttttttttttgtttaccGAATGCTTCTAAAAGATGGTGATTTGTTGCCAAACTAAAATATATCTAACCATAACTAAGAATGCTTTCTGCATCCGAGCAGTGTGATTTCGAACCTTAATCTAACCGTTCTGGACAGTACGATTCCAAACCACATCAGGCCTGGACTCAGCGGTGGACCCTGTCCACATGAAGAATGTGACGTTTGAGCACGTAAAAGGGGTGGAGGAGGCCAAGAATGAgttgcaggaggtggtggagttcCTCCGGAGCCCAGAGAAGTTCACCGTCCTCGGAGGGAAACTGCCAAGAGGTGAAGTAGAGCGTCAAGCTCTTTTATGGCCTTTAGTTgatcagggttgtgttcattaggcaccgaaTAGAACAAAAAAACTGACTGGATCAAGAAGAACTACGTAGATTTGTCCAGTAAGAAACGctcatttttgttttctgttgcaaaatgttaaaAAGAAAATTAAACTGTTTTCGtgacctaatgaacacaacccaggtgtAGACTGACTGAACAATTCTGAATTAAAGAAGTTTAGGCAGGAATGGATGGAAGATGAAAATGGTGCCATTAACTTTGTTGCCACTTTAATTGGCTATTTCTTACAGTTAGTTACATGTCTTATTGTTTACTTCCACATTGGATTTCAATCTAATATTTTAGAGTCAATATTCATAAAAAACGGTCTACTTTGTTAGGTGAATAttgtattactgtatattacctatTACAGTTTTTcttagctctctgtctgtctgtttgtgtgcagGGGTCTTGCTGGTTGGCCCTCCTGGTACTGGGAAGACTCTGTTGGCCAGAGCCGTGGCTGGAGAAGCCAACGTCCCATTTTATTATGCCTCTGGCTCGGAGTTTGATGAGATGTTTGTGGGGGTTGGAGCCAGTCGCATCAGGAACCTCTTCAGTGAGTCTCCTCTTCAAGTCTGCCCTTATTCCTGGCTTCCCAACCCTGTATATTGTAATTTTCAGTCTttgggggaaaaaaagaaaaaaaaaacctGGTTGCAACAATGGTATTGTCATAATTTATCAACTGTATATCTGAGACCCCAGCCCTAGACTTCAACCCACCCTCTCTATACATTACATCTGCAGAGGAAGCCAAAGCAAATGCGCCGTGCGTGATCTTCATTGACGAGTTGGACAGCGTCGGCGGGAAGAGGATCGAGTCTCCCATGCACCCCTactccagacagaccatcaacCAGCTACTGGCTGAGATGGACGGGTATGTTTCCAACGGGTTCttctgggttgtgttcagtgagGAGAAACGTTTTATAAAACAAAGCCAAATCGAGGATCTACGCGAGATTGTCCAACAAGAACACAGTTTCTTTTTAGTTGCAAAAATGTTTCCCGTATGAAACACGACCCTACTTTCTATGTGGAGAAACgtgacatcccactgggcacagatgtcatttCAACGTCTAGTTCAACAACAAATGTCAGTCATTGGATTTCGGTTAAATGTTGGGAGAAAAAAATCCCAGAATTCCTGTTGACTttatgcaaatccaatcagttttccacattgattcaacttCAAcgcatatttaaaaaaatatatatatatgatgtggaaacaacattgatccAATCATTTTTTTTACCCCAGTAGGATGGATACACTGACTTCCCTGAACGTGTGTCAATTGTCGCCCGCAGGTTCAAACCAAACGAAGGGGTCATTATCATTGGAGCGACAAACTTCCCTGAGGCTTTGGATAAGTATGTTAAGCTTTATTCATCTCATGTTGCTCAATGAAATGTCTTTTtttaatcttttttttattttatttttttatttttatacaggGTTTCATTAGTTGACATGAATACATATTGACTTGCTAAGTTAAAACAAACCTAAAGTCAGTGAAGCTCTGTCGCTCCCTTCCCTCCTTAGTGCTCTGATTCGACCGGGACGTTTCGACATGCAGGTCACCGTCCCCAAGCCAGATGTGAAGGGGCGCACAGAGATCCTCAACTGGTACCTTAGGAAGATCAAAGTAGACCCTGGTACGTGAGCAACATACATGTGTGACCTATGTTGATCATAGCTTGAGTCTATTGCCGATGAGCAATAGTTTCACACAAGGGAATCTGCTGGGCTAATAAACTATAGCTATATGAGAATCTACAGTGGCAACATGCTAATGGTTGTATGCTAATAGACTATGGCTAATGGATACATGCTAATAGCTACATGCTAATGGCTGCATACTTGTAGACAATGGCTATATGAGAATCTGCAGTGGCAACATGCTAATCGCTGCATGCTAATAGTATATGGTTAGATACTGAAAGAGAAGAACATGCTAGTAAGACACACCATAGTTGACCTAGCTTAGCTGTACCTATTCCTGCTAACGACCTGGCTTCCTCATGCAGATGTGGAGGCTGGGATCATCgccaggggaacagtgggcttCACCGGGGCCGACCTGGAGAACCTGGTCAACCAAGCGGCTCTGAAGGCGGCGGTGGATGGCAAAGACATGGTGACCCTCAAAGAGCTGGAGTTCGCCAAGGACAAGATCCTCATGGGTGAGCTCTGCTGTAGGAATGGGGACGAAATAGATATATACTCCTGTATCACAAATCAtgccccagccccaacctcctaGCCACCTGTTTAGATCTGAGAGGATTAGATGGGTGTAAGCAATAGGGTGGTAGCCCATCTTGCTCTCTGATAGGCCAAGTGGAATTGCCACCATGTCGCTTATACCTGAGCCTCATATACCCAGACTTCTCACAGTAGTTCGAAAGCCTGGGTAAGTAACTCGGAAAGTAGTATCGTGGAGTTCGGAGTCCAGGTAGAAACTAGTGACCCTTTGCCACTATCAAACCGATCAAATTTTGAATGTGGGTGGAGTTCCAAAGagacatttcaacaacaaaaaatctgacTTGCAACAAGCTAGCATGCATTAAGATACAGAACGAATGCTGCATAAACCGAGTCGCAAGGAAATGCCTCTCCTGAGGGGAAACATCATTTCTACTTATAGACAATCAAATGCCAGTGCTGAATGCCACAGGCTCTCTGACCGCTCTcattcaaacaacaacaaaaatccctcccaagttttctgagcaaaaaatgTATACATGTAAAAAACAATAtggtattttttggggggtgggggcataaaagactaaaaacaccaggaaatcatctCCCAAGAATTCCCAAGCCTtagagagagacacgtgatcgtatacaaatgtaagcaaggtttgaaatgattatgttttagtcaaatattatatctgtttgggcttatTGCCGTcaatttgcattttattttttaattatgttccggcccacCGTCAATCCACTCGAGAACCGTCACgctgctgaatctagttgataatcCCTGACGTAAGGGTTAGGAGTTTATTTGGGATTCGGGGATCTTTGAGCAGGTTTTGGAAATCGACTCTTCTAGCGGTCTCGCTTCCCTCCCACAGGCccagagaggaggagtgtggaGATAGACAAAAAGAACAAGGAGATCACGGCGTACCACGAGTCTGGCCACGCTATCGTGGCGTACTACACCAAGGATGCCATGCCCATCAACA from Salvelinus fontinalis isolate EN_2023a chromosome 26, ASM2944872v1, whole genome shotgun sequence includes:
- the LOC129823697 gene encoding ATP-dependent zinc metalloprotease YME1L1-like isoform X2; the encoded protein is MFSLSTTVQPQVTVPLSHLINALQYLKTAVGSSSAAAKPQHREHASEQDLQSTEPTWSLRDLGLSDLGVGQLDELISAILPRLSQQGALSSSSPSQQAWRTSHLSSHSFFHNKHGFSVGKMGTSYPVFCKQIPSPLQAVCTELRYWPGFSVGKMGTSYPVFCKQIPSPLQAVCTELRYWPVWIQNRGFKTLGKHKRLQAGFERPMESDGFTPSFMKGLLTRDKGMEVETLDTLMKNKNIPDGQQDSFKTGFAEGFLKSQALTQRTQDSLRRTRLVLLVLLLLGLYGLSKTPFLSGLDSAVDPVHMKNVTFEHVKGVEEAKNELQEVVEFLRSPEKFTVLGGKLPRGVLLVGPPGTGKTLLARAVAGEANVPFYYASGSEFDEMFVGVGASRIRNLFKEAKANAPCVIFIDELDSVGGKRIESPMHPYSRQTINQLLAEMDGFKPNEGVIIIGATNFPEALDNALIRPGRFDMQVTVPKPDVKGRTEILNWYLRKIKVDPDVEAGIIARGTVGFTGADLENLVNQAALKAAVDGKDMVTLKELEFAKDKILMGPERRSVEIDKKNKEITAYHESGHAIVAYYTKDAMPINKATIMPRGPTLGHVSMLPDDDRWSETRAQLLAQMDVSMGGRVAEEIIFGNEFITTGASSDFDAATRIAKMMVTRFGMCERLGVMTYTDQTKQSPETQAAIEHEVRKLLKDSYERARALLKSHAKEHQNLANALLQYETLDAREIKMVLEGKGLETR
- the LOC129823697 gene encoding ATP-dependent zinc metalloprotease YME1L1-like isoform X1, encoding MFSLSTTVQPQVTVPLSHLINALQYLKTAVGSSSAAAKPQHREHASEQDLQSTEPTWSLRDLGLSDLGVGQLDELISAILPRLSQQGALSSSSPSQQAWRTSHLSSHSFFHNKHGFSVGKMGTSYPVFCKQIPSPLQAVCTELRYWPGFSVGKMGTSYPVFCKQIPSPLQAVCTELRYWPVWIQNRGFKTLGKHKRLQAGFERPMESDGFTPSFMKGLLTRDKGMEVETLDTLMKNKNIPDGQQDSFKTGFAEGFLKSQALTQRTQDSLRRTRLVLLVLLLLGLYGLSKTPFLSVRFQTTSGLDSAVDPVHMKNVTFEHVKGVEEAKNELQEVVEFLRSPEKFTVLGGKLPRGVLLVGPPGTGKTLLARAVAGEANVPFYYASGSEFDEMFVGVGASRIRNLFKEAKANAPCVIFIDELDSVGGKRIESPMHPYSRQTINQLLAEMDGFKPNEGVIIIGATNFPEALDNALIRPGRFDMQVTVPKPDVKGRTEILNWYLRKIKVDPDVEAGIIARGTVGFTGADLENLVNQAALKAAVDGKDMVTLKELEFAKDKILMGPERRSVEIDKKNKEITAYHESGHAIVAYYTKDAMPINKATIMPRGPTLGHVSMLPDDDRWSETRAQLLAQMDVSMGGRVAEEIIFGNEFITTGASSDFDAATRIAKMMVTRFGMCERLGVMTYTDQTKQSPETQAAIEHEVRKLLKDSYERARALLKSHAKEHQNLANALLQYETLDAREIKMVLEGKGLETR